ataaaacataaaaataatatttatttatttatttctttaattttgcgaATACGCGGATATGCGGATACCAACACAAAATCCGCAATCCGATCCGATTCGAAAGTCTTGCGGATTGGATCCATATCCGCAATTTTCGAATCGGATTCGGATAAACACCGCGGATATGCGGATCGGATCCGATCCATGGACACCCCTAGATGATATAGCTTTAAGaagttatttcctatgataaaatccatcccagaatctaacatatatatggatggaacaatgaacctataattttgaataaatatttcaacaatttctgctttttggtcaattttatgtattgatttgtcagctattctaactcttaatggtttctttaatttttttcaaccaagttttatatttgtactagcaaagcattgtgttgctccagaatctataaaagcatttacaaatttttctgttatttttatagtaataaatgtggcattattactcagtctttgagtctgtttctgagacatattcaaaaatatagtctaagttatcatctgattcttctaatggttccatgaaacaagacttagcaatttctaattgtttggtaaggtcttttttatccttcttttttggacattcatttgcatagtgtccttcttcttggcaataccaacacttacaattttcttttttatttgggcaatagtcatttttttgttttttgtttttattgttacttctttttctaaaatacctcttttttcttcaatttggatagtattttctttttctaaattgatattttctttttctttgaaaatttttattaagaccataTTTTTGAGGTATTTCCTCATTATCTTGacagcaaattctaattatatttttaaatcttttttgagttgcttcttgcatacattgttcttttatttcctctcttattgcagaggttgctcctccaaaattattttcaattgttcctctatttatttctcttataaatcttcccattatgAATTCATTAGCAGtgtatggaagttttgttatatacataataagataatggtttttatcttcttcttttagcttataataatgtattctatattcacatatataagatTCTATattacataaatcatatatctgaatattagctaaatggttttttgcttcttgatattctttattttttgcttcttgatattctttattatagacttcttgtctatgatctataatattttttccaaaaaattctttatatagaatcatcattatatgtAATATCTTATCGTaaactgttgtttttgttgctaattcctctattatttgattttctattgatgtcatataatctcttacAGTTCCTTTAGTGTGAAATCCTATATAATTTCAGATATCTCCTCCAGATAATTCACTaagttttggattagtaaaggctTCTAATAAGAAGGAGTTCAACCAGttctcaaaaatttctttttcattctttttacagtctaaatcgagcattctttctccttccgtttcctggattttaggaacgtattttgatggtatttttgtatactttgaatttttatttataaattcctttttaaaagcataattttcaaacCCTGTTTCctatttaaattgagattgattatccttagatgttccagcttcattttttacttgtattggaattgctggttcttcatcacttgaataatctaggacgtgttcttcattttctatattttcagaatttactaaccttcattttctatgttttcagaatttactaattcttcttctatttgaaaaccatgttccataatattattttcttgaatcatttttaattgtttaaaaagcattgtaacttcttctaatttttcttcaatattcataatttcaatggtggttttacttttagttttgttatattggctatattttgaattttttcttctttgggatcctctttctgaaaatatttatttaatatttgtttaatttcGTTTATATTAGGttcttctttttccttatttctttgaaattttatggatactaatattttctcaagcatatctactatagaatttaattgtgagttaaaagtatgatagagatgtggggaatcatttccatAGTAGCAATTTTTAGAAATTCCATGTGAAATATAAgatttttcaggtttttgaagttcttcaataaaacttatagtaaaataaagattttgagaaaaatcattttgtattgattttaagaattcggtgtcattacaattaacattagTCAAAATCATTagtttttgatctattaattttgataatttaattatttcttctcttaaatcttctaatttactttttttccattaggtgacgcATTTCTTGTAAAGGGCTACGGTTTTTAAGTGTTATGTAGTTAGAAGTGTAGTTTTAGAATATATGATTTAGATTTTACCACCTAAGCATCTTTAAGAAAAGTTGTTTTTGGCAACATTATATGAGTGGTGCCTAAAACCATAAGGCACACACTTTGGCTCATTATAGCCATTGAATTGTTCATCTTATCTTTGAGCGATTAAAGTTACCAGTTGACAAAAAGATTTCGACTTTCAGACACCCTTTTGATCGAATTTTGAATCTTGAAGATCGTCGTCATGAAAGGCAAGGGGCAAAGTCAGAacatttttgttagaatcatggTGTCACCAATTAGGGCACTTGGAAAAGCAAGGGACATGTATGTGAGGAGCATAATAAAATGTGGGGACAGCATGAACTATAGTAACCCCATGAATGCTGCAAACAGATTCTCAGCTTTGTCTAGAAGCCATAGTGCTGCAACATCAAGAAGATCTGAAGTTAATGATGAGGATTTTGCTGAGCTCATGAGGGCTGCTTCTGCTAGAACTTTGGCTAATAGAATTGACGTGGATTATGTCCTAAAACAGCAGCATCAGCATGTTCATCATAATTCAAAAGGGTTACCAAAATCTAGCAGTGTTGGTATGGCTAGAATTGATGAGGAGAATGATTATGCAGAAGGTAGTGTTGGTGGCGGTGGTGTTGGTGGCGGTTTTGGTGTGCCTGAATTGTATCCAAGAAGTAAGAGTTATGCTGTGTCTAAGACTCATAGTGTTGTTGCTTTCTGAAAACTTATGAAATCAACAATTaccctctttctttttctttctttttcctttttttatacCATGATTTGAAGATGAGGTTCAGACATGGGGAAATTAAATAATGTAGTGAGTTAGGAaaattgagatgaagagagaatTTGTGTAGAGATTTTGTATTCTTTATTTGATTGTATCTGTTTCTTTCTCATGTTTTGATTGGACAATTtgcaaaatttttcattttttttttcttttggtggtGTTTTGATCATTATATTGATCGGAATTGTTCATtagaaaaattttcttttttgggtGATTTCTTTTATGCTTTTTGGAGAGTGAGATTAGATTACCATCTTAATCTTTCatccttaaaaaaatattaagttaaAAAGTTCATTGTCTGAATTTATTATGATCAAGAAGACATTACTCATCAATCTGAAAAACAGAAATAGtatcacataaaaaattattaattgccttttaattttatcatttagaaaaaaaaacagaggaaacaaactagaaatCTAGAATCAAACAGAGCAGACAAAggtttatttttcaactaataGTTTGGAAGCAGTTTATCTCCATTAGAACCATTTTGTGGTTTGATTTGAaacttcaatattttatttatgttgattaataaataataattgacGTGTGTAATTGATGACTATGACTATGAAGATATTATTCTAATGTCTATTCTATTATCCCAAAGAAATAGATCAGGATTATGACTCATTATTTGCTGTACTTTCAACGCTTCAAGTAAATCACTGATTTTACAGTTTACTACCACCGTGAATATCTTCATAATGAATTATTAgttaactaatatttataatttaataaaattatctaattCCACATCATTTAAATAAGTCGGTAAAATAATTGTGCgttacttttaatttcttgGTTAGCTTGCTGCAGTTATATCTGGTAAATTCTTTGTTACTCGGTCTATCCAAAAACTTAACGAGGATAAGCCTTTGAAAAAATGAGAGATATATCCGAATTAAAAAATGGACAAACACAAGTCTATTTATTCATAATTagattagatataaaataaCTAGCTtactatatatacataaaaaataaatcattatttattaattagctaacaaatttgtattatttatttattataaatttgattattctattataacaaatttaattattctgataactaattatttagttaaaaaaatgtgaattgattcatataaatatatacaaagacATAATTATGTTGATTTAGCAGTTAACTAACGTATGTACCTATAtgatatacaaaaaatatttatttaatttgtacgTTTTTTTAGTAgcattttttaattctattttttattatttaatttatataaaaattattaaaacttcTAACTCATCTTTCTAACTAGTCTActaattgttaaataaaaaaagttttgtatcttttatctttataataatgctttaaaatatgtatatatatttaaactTTTACTCATTTaagtattagaaaaataatcagaggataaattagattttttgaTCATTACTTACATTCTCTATTCTTCTAAAATGATATTAtttatagattttatttttaatagatatttaattaattaatcaaataataatgttagtatattttatttgcAAATCATATTAATCAAAGTTAATAtctaataaaagaaatatataaattaaatttattaaaataattgataattactaaaattttagtcattaaatattaatgttcgtataattttaaaaaaatactttcctAAAATATTATACGAAGAGAGAAATATCAAATATGTACACTAACACCAAAACGTGTCACATTAGCATTTTGGATGCTAGAATATTACATGTTATAAGATAATATAACGATAATGTAATAATGTTGTTTGTAAGTTTTATTCCTCTATAGATATTTgactaattaattcaaataatggTATATAGTATATACATAATTTGCAAATCATATTAACTAAGGTTAATATACAATAAAAGAAAgacaattatttattaaattgacAATTAGTagaattttaattactaaatgtCCATTTtcgtataatttttaaaaaaatactttcttaaaatattatgaGAAGTGAGAGATATACATACTTGCATCAAAATGCACCAATTCAGCATTTGTGGTGCCAGAATCACTACAAAAAGGCGctaatttgcaaaaaaaaaatttattattttgcgGAAGTTTTTAACCCCGCAAGTTGTGTAACAGCGGTTTAGTAAAATAACGCAATTAGGTATCCTGCAATAATTTATGAGATTTTTTTTGGAATCCACGCTATTTTGAACTCAGAATTGCGGCAGTTTTTTGCCCTCCACTGTTTACGGCAGTTTCAACTAAATTGCATCAGTTTTTAAAGACCTTCAATGGTTCTATGTTGTAGCAGTTTTGATTCAGGTTGTCGGGGGTTTTAAACTCCGCAAATGTATTATACTTAaaacaactttttattttgttgaagTTGTGAACTCCCGCAATTTATAATGTAAcgccaaaataaaatttacttattttataaaatattaattagaatgcaaaatttaataaaagtaaaattcttTAAACTATAAATCTAAAATATAAcccattaaaataaataataaattttttatattataataaaatgcaTAATATCTGAATCCTCACCGTCTTTATATGTCTAATCCTTAATATTAAAAaagctaaaataatataaactcATAACTATCACTAATAAGTTCACTACTTGAATAAATTTGTTTAGTAAAAAAATGTAACATAATACCCTAACAAATGTGCAACAATAAATAACTAATCAATCTTTAAAGCAATATTAAACAATGTCTTCACGATTTTCAATGCTTCCGTCTGATGATGTTCTTCCTGTTGTCGGTGTAATAGTTTCGTTCTCAACATCATTAgcctaaaataaattaaaaacagaaata
This sequence is a window from Arachis duranensis cultivar V14167 chromosome 2, aradu.V14167.gnm2.J7QH, whole genome shotgun sequence. Protein-coding genes within it:
- the LOC107473302 gene encoding uncharacterized protein LOC107473302, which translates into the protein MKGKGQSQNIFVRIMVSPIRALGKARDMYVRSIIKCGDSMNYSNPMNAANRFSALSRSHSAATSRRSEVNDEDFAELMRAASARTLANRIDVDYVLKQQHQHVHHNSKGLPKSSSVGMARIDEENDYAEGSVGGGGVGGGFGVPELYPRSKSYAVSKTHSVVAF